The Carnobacterium sp. 17-4 genome has a window encoding:
- a CDS encoding ATP-binding cassette domain-containing protein — protein sequence MTCQGHPENLEMNYCPSCGTVYACRDISFDLYKGEIIGIVGESGSGKSTLMKSLHFDMDVTSGEYLLADYKEGAQNVFEVSLQHQKWIRNMLLGMVYQNPILGLRMEFSSIANIAEKMIAADHRNVEAMFDRGHELLNKVNIPTFRSKEAPENFSGGMQQRVQIAKALSNNPPVLLLDEVTTGLDLSVQADVLDLIKTIQRELQISMIVVSHDLSVIRMLSDRTIVMYNGEIIEEGLTDQILEDPQHAYTQQLVYSLI from the coding sequence ATGACTTGTCAAGGACACCCTGAAAATCTTGAAATGAACTATTGTCCAAGTTGCGGGACCGTCTACGCTTGTCGAGATATTTCTTTTGATCTTTATAAAGGTGAAATCATCGGCATCGTTGGCGAAAGTGGATCTGGAAAATCAACATTGATGAAGTCGCTCCATTTTGATATGGACGTAACAAGTGGAGAATATCTATTGGCTGATTATAAAGAAGGCGCACAAAATGTCTTCGAAGTATCTTTACAACACCAAAAATGGATTCGCAATATGTTGCTGGGAATGGTCTATCAGAATCCGATTCTAGGGTTGCGGATGGAATTTTCTTCCATTGCCAATATTGCTGAAAAAATGATTGCCGCAGACCACAGGAATGTTGAAGCCATGTTTGATAGAGGACATGAGTTGCTCAATAAAGTAAATATTCCAACATTTCGTTCTAAAGAAGCCCCAGAAAATTTTTCGGGTGGTATGCAACAAAGAGTTCAAATTGCTAAAGCACTTTCGAACAATCCGCCAGTATTGTTGTTAGATGAAGTGACGACGGGTCTCGATTTGAGTGTGCAAGCGGATGTCTTAGACTTGATCAAGACCATTCAGCGAGAGCTGCAAATTAGTATGATTGTCGTTTCGCATGATTTATCCGTTATACGCATGCTTTCTGATAGGACCATCGTGATGTACAATGGTGAAATTATTGAAGAAGGGCTGACAGATCAGATCTTGGAAGACCCACAGCATGCCTATACGCAACAACTCGTCTATTCATTAATTTAG
- a CDS encoding alpha-D-ribose 1-methylphosphonate 5-phosphate C-P-lyase PhnJ, translating to MNYQGNYAFLDENSKKEIRRTILKAVAIPGYQVPFASRELPIARGWGTGGLQVSLSLVGEEDVVKVIDQGSDESVNAVNIKKMITDTTGVDTTIHTIESTIIQSRHRIPEVPLTEEQILVLQVPLPEPLRLIEPSERKTKEMHAYGEYSVSWLHIFEQIVRYGKASMQSDYPVIVNGHYLMAPSPIPRFDNPKMNQNEGLILLGAGREKKIYAVPPYTDVVSIDFEDYPFETESFSGAACRMTGLTDVFLDELQDEKTGESYYLTNDQSYMLEVLNEQQNTVTGGGTHE from the coding sequence ATGAATTACCAAGGAAATTATGCTTTCCTCGATGAAAATTCAAAAAAAGAAATCCGTCGAACGATCTTGAAAGCTGTTGCTATTCCAGGTTATCAAGTGCCGTTTGCTTCTCGTGAGTTGCCAATTGCACGTGGTTGGGGAACAGGTGGGCTGCAAGTTAGTCTGTCGCTAGTTGGGGAAGAGGACGTTGTGAAAGTTATTGACCAAGGATCTGACGAAAGTGTCAATGCGGTCAACATTAAGAAGATGATTACGGATACAACTGGTGTGGATACAACAATCCATACGATTGAATCAACTATTATCCAATCTCGCCACCGAATCCCTGAAGTACCTCTTACAGAAGAACAAATTTTAGTACTACAAGTTCCGCTTCCTGAACCACTGAGATTGATTGAGCCATCTGAGCGGAAGACGAAAGAAATGCACGCGTATGGAGAATACAGTGTTTCCTGGTTACACATCTTTGAACAAATTGTTCGTTATGGTAAAGCGTCAATGCAATCGGATTATCCGGTTATCGTCAATGGTCATTATCTTATGGCGCCAAGTCCAATCCCGCGTTTCGATAATCCTAAAATGAATCAGAATGAGGGACTTATTCTACTGGGAGCAGGTCGTGAGAAGAAAATCTACGCCGTTCCGCCTTATACAGATGTCGTTTCAATCGACTTCGAAGATTACCCATTTGAAACGGAAAGTTTCTCTGGAGCCGCATGTCGGATGACTGGTTTGACAGATGTTTTCCTTGATGAATTACAGGATGAAAAAACTGGAGAAAGCTATTATTTGACCAATGATCAGTCTTACATGTTGGAAGTCTTAAATGAACAACAAAACACAGTCACAGGAGGGGGCACACATGAATAA
- a CDS encoding carbon-phosphorus lyase complex subunit PhnI has product MGYVAVKGGQKAIERSNLALDYDRIKDGRVLDVADILAGMRPLVDQVMSESSLYDEELAALAIKQASGSMEEAVFLMRAHRSTLARLYYTNTTSTKSMFVERRISASFKDIPGGQLLGSASDFKQRFLDFDLLNETQEQVRETAENFEKKEFDAPVMNLRQLPKVIDYLEEEGLYTSQPLNDREPDDITKSSIQFPTSRSQRLQSLTRGQTGAVTSLGYAGIRGYGVASHPNIGELRVGELPLHVSDARHPDEEDQAYYIGSIITTEVESFLPIDVTDKDGKTTQSFAVGYGLTFGQNETKTIAMSVLDYSLEHPVDGYPTSDEEFVLLHVDSVESTGFISHLKLPHYVTFQSLLDGIREIKKGGTAE; this is encoded by the coding sequence ATGGGTTATGTAGCAGTAAAAGGTGGACAAAAAGCCATTGAACGTTCCAATCTAGCATTGGATTACGACCGAATCAAAGATGGAAGAGTTTTAGATGTTGCTGATATCTTGGCAGGAATGCGACCTTTAGTCGATCAAGTCATGTCAGAAAGCAGTCTTTATGACGAAGAGCTGGCTGCATTGGCCATAAAACAAGCAAGTGGGAGTATGGAGGAAGCTGTATTTTTAATGCGTGCCCACCGTTCAACTTTAGCAAGACTTTATTACACAAATACGACCAGCACAAAATCCATGTTCGTTGAACGACGCATTTCAGCTTCGTTTAAAGACATTCCAGGAGGGCAATTGCTAGGAAGTGCTAGTGATTTCAAGCAACGCTTCTTAGATTTTGATTTGCTGAATGAAACCCAAGAGCAGGTGCGAGAGACAGCTGAAAACTTCGAAAAAAAAGAATTTGATGCTCCAGTGATGAATTTACGGCAGCTTCCGAAAGTCATAGATTATCTGGAAGAAGAAGGATTGTATACTTCGCAACCACTAAACGACCGTGAACCTGATGATATTACCAAAAGCAGTATTCAATTCCCTACATCACGCAGCCAACGTCTACAATCTTTGACTCGTGGCCAAACAGGGGCAGTTACCTCTTTAGGATATGCAGGAATTCGTGGTTACGGAGTAGCGTCACACCCAAATATCGGAGAATTACGGGTTGGCGAATTGCCTCTCCATGTTTCTGATGCCCGTCATCCTGATGAAGAGGACCAAGCTTATTATATCGGTTCAATTATTACGACTGAAGTGGAATCTTTTCTTCCTATTGATGTCACAGATAAAGATGGCAAAACGACGCAAAGTTTTGCGGTAGGCTATGGCCTGACATTCGGTCAAAATGAAACAAAAACAATTGCAATGAGTGTTCTGGACTATTCGTTGGAGCATCCAGTAGATGGCTACCCAACTTCCGATGAAGAATTTGTGCTACTGCATGTGGATTCTGTCGAATCAACTGGGTTCATCTCACATCTGAAGTTGCCGCATTACGTTACCTTCCAATCATTGCTGGATGGAATCCGAGAAATTAAAAAAGGAGGAACAGCAGAATGA